DNA from Stenotrophomonas acidaminiphila:
GGGAAACGGGATACATGGAATTCTCCGGTACGACATGCCACGTGCCGCACGAAGCGACAGGCAGCGGGAAAAAGGGAATCTGTCGTCAGGAGAACAACGGCGGCCCACGCACCGGGTGCGCCGGCCAGCGCAGGCCGGCACTGGACACGGTGGCGCGCGGTGCCTGCGGCGCAACGCGGTACAGCACCGGCGCCAGCACCAGCAGCAGCGCCAGCCAGGGCAGCAACCGCGACGCCATGGTGCAGTAGTCGCAGGCCTCGCCGTGCGCGGCATGCGGATCTGGCGGGCGCGGTTTGTCAGTATCCGTGGCCGTGGCCGCACCCGTGTGCCCGACATGCCCGGCGTGCGCTGCATGCGCATCCGACATCGGCGGTACCGCCGACGCCGGGGGGCCATGGCCATCGAGGTCATCGCGTGCGCCATCGCCGTATGCGCCCCCGGCGCGGACTGGATCCAGCGGCTCACCACCGGCGCCAACGCCATCAGCAGCGCGGCCGCCAGCGCGAGCAGCAACATCCAGCGGTGCAGGAACGGGGATCGGATCACGCCCCGATTTTAAGACCGTGTCATCGCGGCCCATGTGCGACACATCGCCGCAGGGGAGGCATCACCCGGCAACACAGCGTGGCCAGTACTGCGAAAGCAGGGATGAGATGCGCAGGCGGTCCCGGCGCCAGCGGCGTAGTGCTATCGACAATGAGGCGAAAGTGCCAACAGCATGCGCCGCGACACGAACGCGTTCCCAATCCATACTCGGGTGCGCTATCGGCAAGCGCCCCCCTGTCGGCAGGACGCATGCGCACAGAGCGGCATGATCACGGAAGCACGCCCGGCCAGGCTTGCCGAGCCGGCCATCCAGCACACCCATGGCGCCGAAGCACCGTGGGCATGCTGGAACATCGATCCATCAAAGTAGCGTGCAATCCTTCAGGATCGGACTACCCACCATCAGACCCGAACCGACGCACTCAACCGTGATGTGCTGGCCCTTCTGCAGCCCAGCAGCAACATCCTGGGGAACGCCACGCGCGTGGATGGACTGGAACGGATTACCCGTTTCCATTTCCACATAGACTTCATCCGTGAAGTCCTTGTTGATGCCGACGACATTTCCCGATACGGCAAGAACCTTGCCCTTGTATTCGTTGTCTGCCGCCACTTCGTTTGCCTCATAGGCGGCAAACAGCCGATCCGCCGAAACTTCCAGGGCGGGCTGCGCCTGCGGCGCGGAGGCGAGCTCCGACTCCGAGGCTTCCGCCTGGACTTCCTCAGCCGCCATCTTGCGCTCGGCGTAGTCCTTGTAGCTGCCGCTGCTCAGAGCGGCGCCGAATATGGCCAGCCCAATGAAATAAACGATCGGCGAGACGATCACGGAACTCAACAGGGGGATCAAACCACCCACGGTACGGCCACGCGCCATGACCACGATGGCCAGGATGAACGCAACAAGGTTCAGCGTCCCACCGACGAAAAGACCAACGCCTGGAATGGGCAACAGGAAGAGAACCCAGGCGATCACCAGCGTGATCCACGTGGCTTTGATGGGGGCCGGCTTGGCTTGAACAGGGGTGGTGCTGGACATTCGGTGTGCTCGCTCTTGGGTCAATGGTCGGGGTCGATCCGCGCGACGCATCCCGCGATGCCTTCGTGGCATGCGGGACAACCAACAATTGGCCGCTCCCCAGCGGCTACACGGACAGGCGGATTCTATCCGCATTCCACTGATCGGCCGCAGTTCCAACCGAACGCGTGCTGGCACCGAGTACCTCCCGGGCGTTGCGAAGCAAGCACCCGTTGTCGTCGTCCAGCCCGAAGGGCACCGCGAGACCCATCTGCCCCCCGGAGCAGGGCGCACGTTCTCCAGGCCGCCCGCGATTCACCAGCACGTCGGAGAGCCGCAGCCGAATTCAGACAGCAGCGTGTAACCAGCGTTCCCTGGCCTTGGGCGTCGTACTCTCCACCCTGCATTACCGTCCTTCGCGCCCGTGCCCACTATCAGGCGGAGTAACGTCACACAGTCGCGCCGCCGAAGCGCCTGGTGCGCTTCCACAACTCAGTTGGTGATGGTCTGGGTCAGCGCTTCCCAGCTCGGTGGCACCGGCCAGTCGGCCTCTTGGTTGCCGTCCAGCACGCGCCGCAGGTCGCGCTTGTCGATCTGCGGCGCCAGCACATGCACTAGTTCCAGCGCGTAGTCGCGCAGCACCCGGTCGCGCGGCAGCACCGCCCAGGCGGTGCATTCGGGATCGCCGCCGGCGCCGGCCAGGCGCGCAGGTCGCTGTCGCCGGCGCTGACCGCCATTTCCGCCAGCAGGCCCACGCCCAGGCCGGTACGCACGTAGGTCTTGATCAGGTCGGCGTCGAGCGCGGTCAAGGCCAGGTCCGGTTCCAGCCCCTGCGCGGCGAAGGCGCGGCGCAGCGAGGAACTGGGCCGGGTCGAGGATTCGTAGCTGATCAACGGGTGCGCCGCGAGCGCGGCCATGTCCGGCTGGCGCCCGGCGCGGTCCAGTGCGTGCCCACGCGGCACCAGCACCAGCCGCCGCCAGCGGTACAGCGGCACCGCGATACCGGTGCTCGGTTCGCCACCGGCGGTACTGACGATGGCGATGTCGGCGTCGCCCTGGCTGAGCAGGTCCAGCGCATCGCTCTCGGCCGCCTGCTGCAGGTGCACGCTGACCTGCGGGTAGGCCTGCTTGATCCGCGCCACCGCCGGCGGCAGCACGAACCGCGCCTGGGTGTGGGTGGTGGTCAGCACCAGCTGGCCGTGGCTCTCGCGGCGCTGGTTGGCGGCATAGGTGCGGATGTTGTTGGCTTCGGCCAGTACCAGCCGCGCCCGCGCGATCACTTCCCCGCCGGCCGGGGTCACCGACTCCAGGCTGCGCCCCTTGCGCACGAACAGCAGGAAACCCAGCTCGTCCTCCAACTGTTTGAGCTGCTTGGACAGCCCCGGCTGGGTGGCGTGCACCCGCGTGGCCGCCAGCGTGATGTTCAGCTCGGCGTCGGCGATTGCCACCAGGTAGCGCAGTTGGGTCAGGGTCATCGGGGGCGGGACGATGGCTCGGCGGGGACCGACCCACTGTAGGGCAGATCGCAGGGGCTACTTATAACCGAAAGTAATCTGTAAGGCGGGGCATGTCATTTCCGGGCGGCCCGGGCCGGGACTACGGTCAGCATCCCTGCCCCGACCGCTGCCCTCCCCGCCTTGGACGCCCCCTGTTCCCGCTGTTTGCCGATCTCAACGGCCGTGCCGTGCTGGTGGTCGGGGGCGGCGCGGTGGCCGGGCGCAAGGTCGAGGCACTGCTGCACGCCGGCGCGCGGCCGCGGGTCGGCGCACCGTACCTGTCGCCGCCGCTGCGGGAGCTGGCCGAGGCCGGCCGCATCGACTGGCTGCCCGGCCTGTTCGACACGCGCTGGCTGGCCGAAGACGTGTGGCTGGTGATCGCCGCCACCGACACGGGCGCGGTCAACCAGGCGGTCGCGCGCGCGGCCGAAGCACAGCGGTTGTTCGTGAACGTGGTCGACGACGCCCAGCTGTCGCGCTTCCACGTACCGGCGGTGGTCGAGCGCGGCGCGCTGCAGATCGCCGTTTCCAGCGGCGGCGCCGCGCCGATGGTGGCGCGGCAGGTGCGCCGCCGGCTGGAGGAGCTGTTCGACGGCGCCTGGGGCCAGCTGACCGCACTGGCCGGGCGCCACCGCCCGGCGATCCGCGCACGCTTCCCGGACACCGCCGCGCGGCGCCGGTTCTTCGACCGCCTGCTCGATGGCCCGGTGCTGGATCTGCTGCGCCGCCAGCGCCCCGCCGACGCCGAATCCGCGCTGCGCCAGGCCATGGCCGACGAACCGCCGGCAACGGCCGGCTCGGTGGTGCTGGTCGGCGCCGGTTCCGGCGACCCCGGCCTGCTCACCCTGGCCGCGCTGCGGGCGCTCAACCAGGCCGACGTGATCCTGCACGACCGGCTGGTCAGCGCCGACGTGCTGCAGCTGGCCCGCCGCGACGCCGACCGCATCGAAGTCGGCAAGTCCGCGCGCGGCCACAGCACCCGCCAGGAGCACATCCACGCGCTGATGCTGGAACACGCCCGCGCCGGCCGCCGCGTGGTCCGGCTCAAGGGCGGCGACGCATTCGTGTTCGGCCGCGGCGGCGAGGAACTGCAGTTCCTGCGCGCGCACGGCATTGCCTACGAGGTGGTACCGGGCATCACCGCCGCGCTGGCCTGCGCCGCGCACGCCGGCATCCCGCTCACCCATCGCGACCACGCCCAGCAGCTGCGGCTGGTCACCGCGCATTGCCGCGAATCGCTGGACACGCTCGACTGGCATGCGCTGGCCGCGCCACGGCAGACCCTGGTGTTCTACATGGGCGTGGCCGCGCTGGCGCGGATCCAGGCGCAGCTGCTCGACGCCGGGCTGCCCGCCGCCACACCGTTCGCGCTGGTGGAAAACGGCTCGCGCCCCGGCCAGCGCGTGGTCAGCGGGCACCTGCGGCACCTGGCCGACGCCGCCGCCACGCATGCGGTGCAGTCGCCGGCACTGCTGGTCGTCGGCGAGGTGGCCGCGCTGGCGGACGAACTGCACTGGTTCGGCCAGGCGCCATTGCCGGCCACCCCGCACGCACCCTCACCTTCAGCAAAGACGGCGTCGCCGACACTGGCCGACGCCGCCTGATTCCCTTCCAGGAGATCCCCATGGCCATCTACAACAGCATCCTCGACACCGTCGGCAACACCCCGGTGGTCAAGCTCAACCGCCTGGCGCCGGCCGGGGTGGACGTCTACGTCAAGGTCGAGTCGTTCAACCCCGGCGGCTCGGTCAAGGACCGCCTGGCGCTGGCGATCGTGCTCGACGCCGAGAAGCGCGGCGTGCTCAAGCCCGGCGACACCATCGTCGAGGCCACCTCGGGCAACACCGGCGTCGCCCTGGCCATGGTCGCGGCCGCGCGTGGCTACAAGTTCGTCGCGGTAATGACCGAGACGTTCTCGGTGGAACGCCGCAAGGCGATGCGCGCCTACGGCGCCAAGGTGATCCTGACCCCGGCCGCGGCGCGCGGCACCGGCATGGTGGAGAAGGCGAAGGAACTGGCCGCCAAACACGGCTGGTTCCTGGCCAGCCAGTTCGCCAACCCGGCCAACCCGGCCTATCACCGCAACACCACCGCGGCCGAGATCCTGCGCGACTTCGCCGGCCGGCGCCTGGACTACTTCGTCAGCGGCTGGGGCACCGGCGGCACCCTGACCGGCGTCGGCGAGGTGTTGAAGCTGGCGCGCCCGGACACCCGCATCATCGCCACCGAGCCGGCCGGCGCCGCGCTGCTCAAGGGCGACGAGTGGAAGCCGCACAAGATCCAGGGCTGGACCCCGGATTTCCTGCCGGCGGTGCTCAACCGCAACGTCCACGACGCGCTGTATGCGGTGCAGGACGAGCGCGCGATCGAGACCTCGCGCCGGCTGGCCGCCGAGGAAGGCATTTTCGTCGGCATCTCGGCCGGCGCCACCGCCGCCACCGCGCTGGAAGTGGCCGCCACGGCACCGGCCGGCTCGGTGATCCTGGCCATGCTGCCCGACACCGGGGAGCGCTACTTCTCCACCCCGCTGTTCGCCGACATCAACGAAGGCAGCGACGACGACTGGCTGGCCGGCCTGCCGTAAGCCCGGCGCCCCGCCTCCCGCCCCCCGCACAAGGCCGCCCCCGGGCGGCCTTGCTGCTTGCGGGCGCCGCGTCGCAGCCGTGGAGACGGGCTTTCCTCAGACTTTGCCGCGGGCCGGCGCAAGCCGTGCACCCGTCACGTTTTGCTCATACATGGAAAGGGAAGATCGGGGGCATGAACATCGACATCTGGCACGGCGACATCACCACCCTGGACGTGGACGCCATCGTCAACGCGGCCAACGAGAGCCTGCTCGGCGGCGGCGGTGTCGACGGCGCGATTCACCGCGCGGCCGGGCCGGGCCTGCTGGCCGAATGCACGCGCCTGCCGGAGCTGCGCCCGGGCGTGCGCTGCCCGCCCGGCGAGGTCCGCGCCACCGGCGCCCATGCACTGCCGGCGCGCCATGTGTTCCACGCCGTCGGCCCGGTCTGGCAGGG
Protein-coding regions in this window:
- a CDS encoding uroporphyrinogen-III C-methyltransferase, with the translated sequence MFPLFADLNGRAVLVVGGGAVAGRKVEALLHAGARPRVGAPYLSPPLRELAEAGRIDWLPGLFDTRWLAEDVWLVIAATDTGAVNQAVARAAEAQRLFVNVVDDAQLSRFHVPAVVERGALQIAVSSGGAAPMVARQVRRRLEELFDGAWGQLTALAGRHRPAIRARFPDTAARRRFFDRLLDGPVLDLLRRQRPADAESALRQAMADEPPATAGSVVLVGAGSGDPGLLTLAALRALNQADVILHDRLVSADVLQLARRDADRIEVGKSARGHSTRQEHIHALMLEHARAGRRVVRLKGGDAFVFGRGGEELQFLRAHGIAYEVVPGITAALACAAHAGIPLTHRDHAQQLRLVTAHCRESLDTLDWHALAAPRQTLVFYMGVAALARIQAQLLDAGLPAATPFALVENGSRPGQRVVSGHLRHLADAAATHAVQSPALLVVGEVAALADELHWFGQAPLPATPHAPSPSAKTASPTLADAA
- a CDS encoding cysteine synthase A; this encodes MAIYNSILDTVGNTPVVKLNRLAPAGVDVYVKVESFNPGGSVKDRLALAIVLDAEKRGVLKPGDTIVEATSGNTGVALAMVAAARGYKFVAVMTETFSVERRKAMRAYGAKVILTPAAARGTGMVEKAKELAAKHGWFLASQFANPANPAYHRNTTAAEILRDFAGRRLDYFVSGWGTGGTLTGVGEVLKLARPDTRIIATEPAGAALLKGDEWKPHKIQGWTPDFLPAVLNRNVHDALYAVQDERAIETSRRLAAEEGIFVGISAGATAATALEVAATAPAGSVILAMLPDTGERYFSTPLFADINEGSDDDWLAGLP